CTTCTTGTAATTTAAGAGCTGTTGTTAATCCAATAATACCACTTCCGATAACTGTTGCAGATTTCATAAGTTGAGTTGACTTTTTATAGCTTTTCCAGGAAATAAATTAACTTGTAACTCACCATGTTCAATAAGAATCTTACCATTTACAATCACATAATCCATTCCAGAAGATTTCTGAAATCCTTTTGTATATGTGGCATTATCTTTAATATCATCTAAATTAAAAAGCAGTAGGTCTGCGTAGCTTCCTGGTTGTGTTCTGCCTCTTAATTTCATATCTGGAACAATACCTTCCAATACCTTGGCCGGCATTAGTGTCATTTTTTCAATAGCATTATTAATTGTGATAAGCTGTTTTTCTTTTACATAAGTATGTATTGTTTTACAGAATGTTCCTGAAGATCTTGGATGTCCTAATGGAGAATATGAGCCACCATCACTAGCAATCATTGTTGTTTTAGAAGCCATTGCACTATCTACCCATTTTTCTTTCATCATATGTACAATTACAGATCCACCTTTTTTTCTATAAGTTTTAAATGTTTCGGGTGTTAATCGTTCGCCAGTTTCAACCCATTGTAAGTCTTGGTAGGTGCATCCTAATCGCTCTTGCCAACCTTCATTAAAAATTGCGGATCCTATTTCAGTATTTCCAGCAGTGTATGGATATAATTCTGTTGAAATGGGAAAACCAAGAGCTTGAGCTTTTTCAACAGCATCTAAACAGAAAGCGATATCCTTTCGAGCCATACTTGGTAAATGACAGAGATGTAGTTGCGTTTTGTTTAAAATAGCATCGCTAATTGCTTGTTGAAACGCTATAGCGCCACCTTCACGTATGTGTGAGAAAACAGGAATATTATGCGTACCTGCAAAGGCATAGACGTCTTCAATCTCTTTTATTGATGCATTAGGCAAGTAACCAACAGGAACACCAATACCAATAGCACCATAATTTAATGCATCTTTAAGTTTTTCTCTTAACCTTGAAAACTTATCTTCGGTAAGTGCTACATTAACAGCGGAGTCGTTTAACTCCTCATAAATAGTGTTGTAAACTCTATCATCTTTGACGATAACCTTATTTCTATACGCCAATTGGCAAGCAGAAGCTCCAAAATTTAGCAATGCGTTTCCGGTTCTTGCTTGGTAATATTGCTTTAAGGTATCAATACCAATTTCTAATTCTAAAGCTGTGGTAACACCATCAAAAACTTGATATTCATTTTCGAGGTTTGTTTGACCGTGTGCGTGTAAATCTATAAAGCCAGGCGACAAGATTTTGTCACGACCATCAATAACCTTTTTACCTTTTAAGCTTTCAGTTGTAAGTATAGCTATCTTATCATTTTGTATTGCAACATTTAAGACGCTATCTGTTTGTGTTTCTGGATCTATAACGCGAGCACCTTCAATAACAATATCATATATAGTATTTGGCTCTTTAGCTTTCTTACAAGAAAAAACGAGTAATACGACTAATGAATAAAAAACGAATCTCATAAACACTCTACTATTTTTTAACTGCGGTAAATGTGCCATTTGGTTGGTGTAGTATTAGACGGTCTTCATTAAACTCTGCTTTATAACCAGATAACCCTTTAATTATAAATTCGTTTTGAGACACAGGTGTTAACGTATATAAGGGTTGCTGAGGAACATTGAGTTTTAAGGTTCCGTCTTCTAAAGTTACTTTTAATTCTGAACCTGAAAGTATATAACTCCCAACAAATGTTTTTAATTTACCGTCTTTAATTATGATTTCTGATGGGCTTCTACTAAAAAAGAGTGGCTCTAATGTGGGCTCTAGCTTTAAATGAACACCGTCGATATCTCCTAAGTCATTTGTTTTAAAATTGAAATTAAACCCTAAATCATCTTCCATATTTATAGTATTTCCTTTTACTAAGTGAGGCTTAAATATATCGTAATGCGTGTGGTTGAGATAGGCTTTTTCTCTAGTAAATTTAGCCCAAAGGGAATCGTTTTTAACTTCAACAGTTATAGTTCCATAACCCTTATTGTTATACGTACCTGTATAAGCTTCAATACTATGTGATGGCGTTGAAACATTAGTAGCTTGCTCTTCTTTCTTATTAGACTCTTCTTGTTGCTGCTTTTTAAGGTCACTTATTTTCTCATTATAGTAAGTTACCCAATCTGTTTTTTCAAGGTTTAGTAATTCATCTGAAATGGCATTTCTAACCAGTGTAGGTAATGCAGAACCATCTTGATTTGCAAGTACAACAATACCGAAATTATCTGTAGGAAAGAAGGATACATTAGCACTAAAACCGTCTATATTACCACCATGTTCTAACCTATAATGGCCTTTGTAAGAAGAGACAAACCACGCGTAGCCATAACTGTTTAAATGTTGATCTGGGAACTTATCTTCTACAATGCCATTACCTACTAGTATTAAAG
This region of Croceibacter atlanticus HTCC2559 genomic DNA includes:
- a CDS encoding amidohydrolase family protein: MRFVFYSLVVLLVFSCKKAKEPNTIYDIVIEGARVIDPETQTDSVLNVAIQNDKIAILTTESLKGKKVIDGRDKILSPGFIDLHAHGQTNLENEYQVFDGVTTALELEIGIDTLKQYYQARTGNALLNFGASACQLAYRNKVIVKDDRVYNTIYEELNDSAVNVALTEDKFSRLREKLKDALNYGAIGIGVPVGYLPNASIKEIEDVYAFAGTHNIPVFSHIREGGAIAFQQAISDAILNKTQLHLCHLPSMARKDIAFCLDAVEKAQALGFPISTELYPYTAGNTEIGSAIFNEGWQERLGCTYQDLQWVETGERLTPETFKTYRKKGGSVIVHMMKEKWVDSAMASKTTMIASDGGSYSPLGHPRSSGTFCKTIHTYVKEKQLITINNAIEKMTLMPAKVLEGIVPDMKLRGRTQPGSYADLLLFNLDDIKDNATYTKGFQKSSGMDYVIVNGKILIEHGELQVNLFPGKAIKSQLNL
- a CDS encoding serine hydrolase, with translation MKFKLLLLAIVFANSIFAQSNLNEKRLDKTLKSLQVATQTVGFSVAIVQGDKVIYAKGFGYKDLENKLKVDEHTLFPIGSTSKAFTTALLGIMEDEKDLKFTDSPKKYLPELEFYNTDLNNNITIKDMVSHRTGLPRHDLSWYLFPTESKDSLLARVKHHKPFTEIRTQWYYNNFMYLAQGLITEKLTGKSWEDNIRERFFKPLQMQTSNLTIKELEASANVSKGYVLEKFSTSKLTPYYNIAAISPAGSINSSASEMANWIKIWLNDGKFNNTQVLPKNYVKKAINPLILVGNGIVEDKFPDQHLNSYGYAWFVSSYKGHYRLEHGGNIDGFSANVSFFPTDNFGIVVLANQDGSALPTLVRNAISDELLNLEKTDWVTYYNEKISDLKKQQQEESNKKEEQATNVSTPSHSIEAYTGTYNNKGYGTITVEVKNDSLWAKFTREKAYLNHTHYDIFKPHLVKGNTINMEDDLGFNFNFKTNDLGDIDGVHLKLEPTLEPLFFSRSPSEIIIKDGKLKTFVGSYILSGSELKVTLEDGTLKLNVPQQPLYTLTPVSQNEFIIKGLSGYKAEFNEDRLILHQPNGTFTAVKK